A genome region from Arthrobacter sp. V1I9 includes the following:
- a CDS encoding bifunctional 4-hydroxy-2-oxoglutarate aldolase/2-dehydro-3-deoxy-phosphogluconate aldolase: MENPLTPDALLAGVRRTRLVAIVRGNDGPAAGRAALAAMEEGFQYVEIALTTPGALDAISEVRASAPVGCFVGAGTVLTKQDVDNVAAAGGQFIVTPSLAPSIEEAAGRGIPVLAGALTPSEAYEAMNRGAAAVKLFPASIGGPGYLKALRDPFPDIPFIAVGGVGLDEAAGYWGAGAIAVGLGGPLFGDAGSGGDLAPMRERARRFVALATQYDGRAAAESLR, translated from the coding sequence ATGGAGAACCCCCTGACCCCCGACGCCCTGCTGGCCGGCGTGCGCCGGACCAGACTGGTGGCGATCGTCCGCGGCAACGACGGACCGGCCGCCGGACGGGCGGCGCTTGCCGCGATGGAGGAGGGCTTCCAGTACGTTGAAATCGCCCTCACCACGCCGGGAGCATTGGACGCGATCAGCGAGGTGCGGGCATCCGCTCCCGTTGGCTGCTTCGTGGGTGCCGGGACGGTGCTGACAAAGCAGGACGTGGACAACGTTGCTGCGGCCGGCGGCCAGTTCATCGTCACGCCGTCCCTGGCACCGTCCATCGAGGAGGCGGCCGGCCGGGGCATCCCCGTCCTGGCTGGAGCCCTCACCCCGAGCGAGGCGTACGAGGCCATGAACCGCGGCGCCGCCGCGGTCAAGCTTTTCCCCGCCTCCATCGGCGGGCCGGGTTACCTCAAGGCGCTGCGCGACCCGTTCCCGGACATCCCGTTCATCGCTGTGGGTGGCGTGGGATTGGATGAAGCGGCGGGGTACTGGGGAGCCGGTGCCATCGCGGTGGGGCTGGGAGGCCCCCTTTTCGGCGACGCCGGATCCGGCGGCGACCTTGCTCCCATGCGCGAGCGGGCACGCCGCTTCGTTGCACTCGCCACCCAGTATGACGGCCGGGCCGCGGCGGAGAGCCTGCGGTGA